In Portunus trituberculatus isolate SZX2019 chromosome 33, ASM1759143v1, whole genome shotgun sequence, the following proteins share a genomic window:
- the LOC123512279 gene encoding ATP-dependent RNA helicase Ddx1-like, whose product MAAFEEMGVMPEIAKAVEEMDWTLPTDVQNEAIPLILGGGDVLMAAETGSGKTGAFCLPILQIVWESLKDIQQGKTSKVTKEVSPLWLMSFFDRDAGLAVTPDGLRCQSRDPKAWQGVRCTKGVTGKGKYFFEALVSDEGLCRVGWSTPQAALDLGTCKNGFGFGGTGKKSNCKQFDEYGECFGLNDTLGCHLDLDSMEMSYSKNGVDLGKAFTLRSEFKNAVFHPAVVLKNAEVTFNFGTKDFKYPPKNGFMALCEASKECTVHGGMRGSGDKPQKVQNNAPQAIIIEPSRELAEQTLKQVQLFRKHLENPLVRDLLVVGGIPVKDQIAALNKGVDIVCGTPGRLEELINTGQLSLQSCKFFVLDEADGLLKQGHEKLINNIYNSIPKITSDGKRLQMVVCSATLHSFEVKRMAERLMHFPTWVDLKGEDSVPETVHHVVVRVDPRTDNSWTSLRRHVQTDGVHAKDGVRPGNNTPETLSEAVKMLKGELCVKAIDIHNMDKALVFCRTKLDCDNMERYFNQIGGGAHNRGNPYSCVCLHGDRKPGERKANLQSFKDGNVKFLICTDVAARGIDVSGLPFIINVTLPDEKSNYVHRIGRVGRAERMGLAISLVSAVPEKVWYHGEWCPSRGRNCYNTRLTTERGCCTWYNEPQYLADIEEHLGVTIQQVDKDMKVPVDEFDGKVVYGEKKGHTGSNYQTHVEQLAPAVSELAKLEKETQNVYLKRQYGKVYPWTR is encoded by the exons ATGGCGGCTTTCGAAG aGATGGGCGTCATGCCTGAAATAGCCAAGGCAGTTGAGGAGATGGACTGGac GTTGCCGACTGATGTTCAGAACGAGGCCATTCCACTCATcctcggtggtggtgatgtgttgatGGCTGCCGAGACAGGGAGTGGCAAGACTGGTGCCTTTTGTCTGCCCATCCTGCAGATTGTGTGGGAGTCACTCAAGGACATCCAGCAGGGGAAGACATCCAAGGTCACCAAGGAAGTGT CCCCACTGTGGCTGATGAGCTTCTTTGACCGTGACGCTGGGCTGGCCGTGACCCCTGACGGCCTGCGCTGCCAGTCCCGCGACCCCAAGGCGTGGCAGGGTGTCCGCTGCACTAAGGGCGTGACAGGCAAGGGCAAATACTTCTTTGAGGCGTTGGTGTCCGATGAGGGCCTGTGCAGGGTGGGCTGGTCCACTCCTcag GCAGCCTTGGATCTTGGCACATGCAAGAATGGGTTTGGGTTTGGTGGCACTGGTAAGAAGTCCAATTGTAAGCAGTTTGATGAGTATGGAGAGTGTTTTGGTCTGAATGACACTCTTGGCTGCCACCTGGACCTGGACAGCATGGAGATGAGTTACAGCAAGAATGGTGTGGACTTGGGCAAGGCTTTCACTCTACGCAGCGAATTCAAGAATGCTGTGTTTCATCCTGCTGTTGTGCTCAAG AATGCAGAGGTCACCTTCAACTTTGGGACAAAAGACTTCAAGTACCCCCCGAAGAACGGCTTCATGGCATTGTGTGAGGCCAGCAAGGAGTGCACCGTGCATGGGGGGATGAGGGGTTCGGGAGACAAGCCACAGAAGGTCCAGAACAATGCCCCTCAGGCCATCATCATTGAG CCGTCCAGAGAACTTGCTGAGCAGACACTGAAGCAGGTGCAGCTGTTCCGCAAGCACCTGGAGAACCCCCTGGTGCGGGACCTGTTGGTGGTGGGCGGCATCCCCGTCAAGGACCAGATCGCCGCCCTCAACAAAGGAGTGGACATTGTTTGTGGCACGCCCGGCCGACTGGAGGAGCTCATCAACACTGGCCAGCTCTCCCTGCAGTCTTGTAAATTCTTTGTGTTGGATGAAGCTGATGGATTGCTTAAACAG GGACATGAGAAGTTAATCAATAACATCTACAACTCCATCCCCAAGATCACATCAGATGGAAAGAGGCTGCAGATGGTGGTCTGTTCCGCCACCCTCCATTCATTTGAAGTGAAGCGCATGGCG GAGCGACTGATGCACTTCCCCACCTGGGTTGATCTGAAGGGGGAGGACTCAGTGCCCGAGACAGTCCACCATGTTGTAGTGCGAGTGGACCCCAGGACAGACAACAGCTGGACCTCCCTGCGGCGCCATGTGCAGACTGACGGTGTACATGCCAAGGATGGTGTTCGGCCGGGCAACAACAcgccag AGACGCTGAGTGAGGCAGTGAAGATGCTAAAGGGAGAGCTGTGTGTGAAGGCAATTGACATACACAACATGGACAAGGCTCTCGTTTTCTGCCGCACCAAGCTAGACTGTGATAACATGGAGCGCTACTTCAACCAGATCG gtggtggtgcccACAACCGAGGCAACCCTtactcctgtgtgtgtctgcacGGCGACCGCAAGCCAGGCGAGCGGAAGGCCAACCTGCAGTCATTTAAGGATGGCAATGTCAAGTTCCTCATTTGTACTGACGTTGCCGCTCGAGGAATTG atGTATCAGGGcttcctttcatcattaatGTGACTCTGCCGGACGAGAAGAGCAATTATGTTCACCGCATTGGGCGTGTGGGCCGAGCTGAGAGGATGGGGCTGGCCATCTCCCTGGTGTCGGCCGTCCCAGAGAAG GTGTGGTATCACGGGGAGTGGTGCCCAAGCCGAGGCCGTAACTGCTACAATACTCGCCTCACCACTGAGCGAGGCTGCTGCACCTGGTACAACGAGCCccag TACTTGGCAGATATCGAGGAGCACCTTGGTGTGACAATCCAGCAAGTAGACAAGGACATGAAGGTGCCTGTGGATGAGTTTGACGGCAAGGTGGTgtatggagagaagaaaggacatACAG GCTCCAATTACCAGACTCATGTGGAGCAGCTGGCACCTGCTGTTAGTGAGTTGGCCAAACTAGAGAAGGAAACTCAAAACGTTTATCTTAAGCGTCAGTACGGCAAAGTCTACCCTTGGACACGGTAA